In Nicotiana tabacum cultivar K326 chromosome 21, ASM71507v2, whole genome shotgun sequence, one DNA window encodes the following:
- the LOC107781219 gene encoding sufE-like protein 1, chloroplastic/mitochondrial, which produces MQLGSYKQTNKQFSCFVGVVVGCNKIGGGMLSEARFPSLGSLFSRILRSSLQHHQLSSISNPPFSLSPYLMSISTKIPHPLLHHPNSPSLNKALKSFSSSIHSTPTKLTFFRSITIEKISTKSIFASSQPSSSLQPIEELPPKLQEIVKLFQAVEQPKAKYEQLLFYGKNLNPLDAQYKTNENKVQGCVSQVWVRAYFDSEKNVIFEADSDSVLTKGLAALLVLGLSGRPVEEIIKVSPDFVVLLGLQQSLTPSRNNGFLNMLKLMQKKALQLYVEAERAADLGPSGSSNDSVESLWDGVNVNGNVESEESTDVSGNNVSVSGGDDGVLRSRGMRIKERLEKELRPVELEVEDISYQHAGHAGVRGSDGETHFNLRVVSKEFERKSLVKRHRMIYDLLQDELQNGLHALSIVAKTPSEVGSS; this is translated from the coding sequence ATGCAGTTAGGTAgctacaaacaaacaaacaaacagtTTTCTTGTTTTGTAGGAGTAGTAGTAGGCTGTAACAAGATTGGCGGTGGTATGCTAAGTGAGGCACGTTTTCCATCTCTTGGCTCTCTTTTCTCTCGAATCCTCCGTTCTTCCCTCCAGCACCACCAACTAAGTTCAATATCAAACCCACCATTTTCTCTTTCCCCTTATCTGATGTCGATTTCCACCAAAATCCCGCACCCTCTCCTCCACCACCCTAATTCACCATCCCTTAATAAAGCCCTAAAATCCTTTTCTTCTTCTATACATTCAACACCCACTAAATTAACCTTCTTTAGATCCATTACCATTGAAAAAATCTCCACAAAATCAATTTTTGCTTCTTCTCAACCCTCATCATCTCTCCAACCCATTGAAGAGCTCCCACCGAAACTCCAAGAAATCGTCAAACTCTTTCAAGCAGTCGAACAACCAAAGGCTAAATACGAGCAACTCTTATTTTACGGTAAAAATTTAAACCCACTTGACGCACAATACAAGACCAATGAAAATAAAGTTCAGGGTTGTGTTTCACAGGTTTGGGTTAGGGCTTATTTTGATTCGGAGAAAAATGTGATCTTTGAGGCTGATTCTGATTCGGTACTCACTAAAGGGCTTGCTGCTTTGTTGGTTCTGGGCCTATCTGGACGGCCCGTTGAAGAGATTATAAAAGTTTCACCTGATTTTGTTGTCCTTTTAGGGTTGCAACAAAGCTTAACTCCTTCTAGGAATAATGGCTTTTTGAATATGTTGAAGTTGATGCAGAAAAAAGCCCTCCAGTTGTATGTTGAAGCTGAAAGGGCTGCTGATTTAGGCCCGAGCGGGTCGTCTAATGACTCTGTGGAGTCTTTGTGGGATGGTGTTAATGTTAATGGAAATGTTGAGTCTGAAGAGAGTACTGATGTTAGTGGGAATAATGTGAGTGTTAGTGGTGGTGATGATGGTGTTTTGAGGAGTAGAGGGATGAGAATTAAAGAGAGATTAGAGAAGGAGCTTAGGCCCGTGGAATTGGAAGTTGAAGATATATCTTATCAGCACGCGGGACACGCTGGGGTTAGAGGCAGTGATGGAGAGACGCATTTTAATCTAAGAGTGGTTTCTAAGGAATTTGAAAGGAAGAGTTTGGTTAAGAGGCATAGGATGATTTATGATTTGCTGCAAGATGAGTTGCAGAACGGATTACACGCGTTGTCAATCGTGGCGAAGACGCCGTCTGAAGTTGGTAGTAGTTGA